The Leptospira brenneri genome includes a window with the following:
- a CDS encoding sulfatase — translation MHDGNLKRKNFSYSSETSFPNWFHMRAILPFALSICFCLFSCLNKSERRFPVDLVLELRNAKAKMAITEDLLPYHWKKNPGRQSRLPLSRKWENTQITFNTDKEIFLNHSLDSLFFPPGQEYEFKILKGQYEFSSLIGLLGGTEFQSQVSGRFKIYSGETVLKEWDLSGSIKERWNPKKDILEIGESGSLRLVWESVDSYLFVGEPLLYPKNEGFSGNSESGKPKSVILIVIDSARKDFFGSYGYPYSVTPVMDKIAMESVFFENPFANGNWTKPSMMSFFHSEYSSNLGLGNSWFSTKPYQRKVYYGKNRDNLAKTFREAGYFTQTIMNNVFFLDYTTVGLDLGFHNSFQVGMDIVDTEVLTNQAIQFVAEYKEKPYFLHFNLNTPHASYSPPPEDMAVVRSVVPTDVFYRYESPVQRYLGEMHYTDREIGRLVEALKKQGTYDETMIIVTGDHGELFSPHHDYSYHFIMQTRFGHGETHYDEEINVPYFIKLPKSVLGGLESEKAEKASGGQIRIPGQSSLLSLAPTILGFLDLLPKESTYKGVDYSSCIRITSDCPKENFIYTEGRMSESVRTENYKYIRRYPGFTTVRRTSAGEPHTMAEELYDLKKDPEEKNNLSPLAEGENLLQIARADFRRENFLKRNHLRILIPPCSESLCRDFLSLNVQGSIYDWEVSNSVQMNSGSAKTISLQKESTVSVANQGEELVFKTVNPELGANFSFSRNGKTIPVRFGRYGLEYQRSMNHLEDLIVSERQPQGFSTSPFPWVYNDGAFSGTRESEVQREMGKEVKKILETWGYIHE, via the coding sequence GTGCACGATGGAAACCTAAAAAGAAAGAACTTTTCCTATTCGTCGGAAACCAGTTTCCCAAACTGGTTCCATATGCGAGCGATTCTTCCTTTCGCCCTTTCGATCTGTTTTTGTCTCTTTAGCTGTTTGAACAAATCGGAAAGACGTTTCCCCGTGGATTTGGTTTTGGAACTACGAAATGCCAAAGCAAAAATGGCAATCACAGAAGACCTCTTGCCCTATCATTGGAAAAAAAATCCCGGCCGCCAGAGTCGTCTCCCTCTTTCTCGCAAGTGGGAAAATACACAAATTACATTCAATACAGATAAAGAGATCTTTTTAAACCATTCACTGGATTCTCTTTTTTTTCCACCGGGTCAGGAGTATGAATTTAAAATTTTAAAAGGACAGTATGAATTTTCTTCCCTCATTGGATTGTTAGGTGGGACGGAGTTTCAATCCCAAGTTTCTGGACGGTTTAAAATTTATTCAGGGGAAACCGTTTTAAAGGAATGGGATCTTAGTGGATCTATAAAGGAAAGATGGAATCCTAAAAAAGATATTTTGGAGATTGGGGAATCGGGATCCCTTCGATTGGTTTGGGAGAGTGTGGACAGTTATCTTTTTGTCGGCGAACCTTTGTTATATCCAAAAAACGAAGGTTTTTCTGGGAATTCTGAATCTGGAAAACCGAAATCGGTGATTCTCATTGTGATTGATTCGGCAAGGAAAGATTTTTTTGGATCTTATGGGTATCCTTATTCCGTAACTCCAGTAATGGACAAAATAGCCATGGAATCGGTTTTTTTCGAAAATCCTTTTGCCAACGGAAACTGGACCAAACCTTCGATGATGTCTTTTTTTCATTCAGAATATTCATCTAACCTCGGTTTGGGGAATTCTTGGTTTTCGACAAAACCTTACCAACGAAAAGTTTATTATGGAAAAAATAGAGACAATTTAGCCAAAACCTTTCGCGAAGCCGGTTACTTTACCCAAACGATCATGAATAATGTTTTCTTTTTGGATTATACCACTGTGGGTTTGGATTTAGGATTCCATAATTCTTTCCAAGTGGGAATGGATATTGTGGATACGGAAGTTCTCACAAACCAAGCCATCCAATTTGTTGCGGAGTATAAAGAGAAACCATATTTTTTACATTTCAATTTGAATACCCCACATGCTTCTTATTCACCGCCACCAGAGGATATGGCAGTGGTGCGTTCCGTGGTTCCAACGGATGTTTTTTATCGGTATGAATCTCCTGTGCAGCGTTATTTAGGAGAGATGCATTATACCGATCGGGAGATAGGCAGACTTGTTGAGGCACTCAAAAAACAAGGAACCTATGACGAAACCATGATCATTGTGACCGGTGACCATGGGGAACTTTTTAGTCCTCATCACGATTATAGTTATCATTTCATTATGCAAACCAGGTTTGGTCATGGGGAAACGCATTATGATGAGGAGATTAATGTCCCTTACTTTATCAAACTTCCGAAGTCAGTTCTAGGTGGTTTGGAATCCGAAAAAGCTGAAAAAGCGAGCGGAGGGCAAATCCGAATTCCCGGCCAATCTTCTTTATTATCTTTGGCTCCCACAATTCTTGGTTTTTTAGATTTATTACCTAAAGAATCTACCTATAAAGGTGTCGATTATTCTTCTTGTATTCGCATAACAAGCGATTGTCCCAAGGAAAATTTTATTTATACCGAAGGAAGGATGTCGGAATCGGTTCGGACAGAAAATTACAAATACATTCGCCGGTATCCTGGGTTTACGACAGTTAGGCGAACTTCCGCAGGAGAACCTCATACCATGGCTGAAGAATTGTATGACTTAAAAAAAGACCCGGAAGAAAAAAATAATCTAAGTCCTCTCGCAGAAGGTGAAAACCTTTTACAGATCGCAAGGGCCGACTTTCGTCGGGAAAATTTTTTAAAACGAAATCATTTGCGGATTTTGATTCCTCCTTGTTCCGAGTCCCTTTGTCGTGATTTCCTATCCTTAAATGTCCAAGGATCGATTTACGATTGGGAAGTTTCCAATTCGGTCCAGATGAATTCTGGTTCTGCCAAAACCATCTCTTTGCAAAAGGAATCAACGGTTTCAGTGGCAAACCAGGGTGAGGAATTGGTATTCAAAACGGTAAATCCAGAACTGGGGGCAAACTTTAGTTTCTCTCGGAATGGAAAAACGATTCCTGTTCGTTTTGGAAGGTATGGGTTAGAGTACCAAAGATCGATGAACCATCTAGAAGATTTAATTGTTTCCGAAAGGCAACCGCAAGGATTTTCAACTTCTCCTTTCCCTTGGGTGTATAATGACGGTGCCTTTAGTGGAACCAGAGAATCGGAAGTGCAACGTGAGATGGGTAAGGAAGTAAAAAAAATATTAGAAACTTGGGGATACATTCACGAATAA
- a CDS encoding lysophospholipid acyltransferase family protein yields the protein MKDSFIPPRFEFPFALGLDLGFPILSKLLFNIDGVEISKEDELRLREIKNKRVMYLSNQPSELEPIIAYYVASKIGTRFHFMASRSIFNWGFGLVGEFIKRVGAFSVISGTLNRNAIKTAKQILAASDGKLVMYPEGMVSGENDNLVSFMPGVAQVSFWGLEAALEKDPNAELWIQPSFVKYKISGSRDSILAEIESSLSRIERKLKLYPGGRTLLRRFLTVGRVMLEETEFELGIPKSETAGKDFDYRLGRARHTALNLAASILNVKFHDSDNAIQKIRLLFMSLDSLAAGAPLSSTPKTLTDQNIRRAKQLVDTAYAFIITQPKNLIQWPSAEHLMEWICSFEKHIFGKTESRAMVAHVVAAPAFSIAPYYQIYKSKKKEAIQNLLADMRLEMETLLERGKKESEPIVPPYSVGLDLQIG from the coding sequence ATGAAAGATTCGTTTATTCCTCCTCGTTTTGAATTTCCTTTTGCCTTGGGATTGGATTTAGGTTTTCCCATTCTTTCTAAACTCCTCTTTAATATTGATGGAGTTGAAATTTCAAAAGAAGATGAACTTCGTTTAAGAGAAATCAAAAACAAAAGGGTAATGTATTTATCCAACCAACCGAGCGAACTTGAACCCATCATTGCTTATTATGTTGCCAGTAAAATTGGAACTAGATTTCATTTTATGGCCTCACGTAGTATTTTTAATTGGGGTTTTGGTTTGGTGGGAGAATTCATCAAAAGGGTTGGTGCTTTTTCCGTAATTTCAGGAACTCTCAATCGGAATGCCATCAAAACCGCTAAACAGATATTAGCTGCAAGTGACGGAAAACTTGTAATGTATCCAGAAGGAATGGTATCTGGTGAAAATGATAACTTGGTTTCGTTTATGCCTGGTGTGGCTCAAGTTTCCTTTTGGGGACTAGAAGCAGCTTTAGAAAAAGATCCAAATGCGGAATTATGGATCCAACCAAGTTTTGTGAAATATAAAATTTCTGGATCTCGGGATTCAATCCTTGCCGAAATCGAATCTTCTCTTTCCAGGATCGAACGTAAACTCAAACTTTATCCTGGCGGAAGAACACTGCTACGTAGATTTTTAACTGTGGGTCGTGTGATGTTGGAAGAAACCGAATTTGAATTAGGGATACCTAAATCAGAAACCGCAGGAAAAGATTTTGATTACAGATTGGGCAGAGCAAGACATACTGCTCTGAATTTAGCAGCCTCCATTTTGAATGTGAAGTTCCATGATTCTGACAATGCCATTCAAAAAATTCGACTTCTTTTTATGTCTTTGGACAGTTTGGCTGCCGGTGCTCCCCTTTCTTCAACACCAAAAACCTTAACGGATCAAAATATACGTAGAGCCAAACAGTTAGTGGATACGGCTTATGCCTTTATCATCACACAACCAAAAAATTTAATCCAATGGCCGTCTGCGGAACATTTGATGGAATGGATTTGTAGTTTTGAAAAACATATCTTTGGAAAAACAGAATCAAGAGCTATGGTTGCCCATGTGGTTGCCGCACCCGCATTTTCAATTGCACCATACTATCAGATCTATAAATCAAAAAAGAAAGAAGCCATTCAAAACTTACTCGCAGACATGCGTTTAGAAATGGAAACTCTTTTGGAACGTGGAAAAAAAGAAAGTGAACCGATAGTCCCTCCGTATTCCGTGGGACTAGATTTACAAATTGGTTAG
- a CDS encoding OmpA family protein — protein MVIQVKPKIHPSSIVKTASFFQIPYQFFKKIPDLCFVKTLRLLILFCFVTILPLFGSAPIPTEKTTFQWKWKENQVLELNEYHDVFFRVGTKTVEREDKNRVVMKPKKCSSDSCLVNAFFDTYIRYGKTSGPFWKDKEFLSDFTLFRNGRYEVPNEFIMPNLRSFPSFPDTPVSVSDVWKLPAEESFDFSAERIRVKVLPEYTFQGIAPWSEGNYKGNCEKITYTYPIFYNKPEGEKMVPNVPYKIFGFASGTVFFNANRGVPEFKEVKLSYTFIYPNGTVQEANFHIKGVYFLRNQVNAKDKEAIKEDILEDLIVGYTGNPNQTGEWANGKPTDPKTTKPITLPNKNLNGENLGRITDTGEIPSPEKTTDPDKLPVTVRTSDDGIVFSLDSILFDFNDSKLKPDAETAVAKIADILKKYPDREIRVSGHTDNIGKKEYNQKLSEERAKSVLHSLVDNHKMDEKHISFKGYADDIPIVANDTEENRHKNRRVEITLVLD, from the coding sequence ATGGTAATTCAGGTAAAGCCAAAAATCCATCCTTCGTCAATCGTAAAAACCGCTAGTTTTTTCCAAATCCCCTATCAGTTTTTCAAAAAAATCCCCGATCTTTGTTTTGTGAAGACCCTCAGGCTTTTGATCTTATTCTGTTTTGTAACAATTCTACCTTTGTTTGGTTCAGCGCCCATCCCAACGGAGAAAACTACCTTCCAGTGGAAATGGAAAGAAAACCAGGTTTTAGAACTAAATGAATACCATGACGTATTCTTTCGGGTGGGAACAAAAACGGTAGAAAGAGAAGATAAAAACAGAGTGGTGATGAAACCAAAAAAATGTTCATCTGATTCTTGTTTGGTGAATGCTTTTTTTGATACTTATATTCGATACGGAAAAACATCTGGTCCATTTTGGAAGGACAAAGAATTTTTATCGGACTTTACCCTATTTCGCAATGGTCGCTATGAAGTTCCAAACGAATTCATAATGCCTAACCTTCGCAGTTTTCCCAGTTTTCCCGATACACCGGTTTCTGTTTCGGATGTTTGGAAATTACCCGCAGAAGAGTCTTTTGATTTTAGTGCAGAACGTATCCGAGTCAAAGTCCTTCCCGAATACACGTTTCAAGGGATCGCCCCATGGTCAGAAGGAAACTATAAAGGGAATTGTGAAAAAATAACATACACTTATCCTATCTTTTATAACAAACCAGAAGGGGAAAAGATGGTACCAAATGTACCATACAAAATTTTTGGTTTTGCTTCCGGAACCGTTTTCTTCAATGCGAATCGAGGTGTTCCTGAATTCAAAGAAGTTAAGTTATCATACACATTCATTTACCCGAATGGAACCGTCCAAGAAGCAAACTTTCATATCAAGGGAGTTTATTTTCTTCGCAACCAAGTGAATGCCAAAGACAAAGAGGCCATCAAAGAAGATATCTTGGAAGACTTAATTGTTGGATACACGGGGAATCCAAACCAAACCGGTGAATGGGCAAACGGAAAACCAACCGACCCAAAAACGACAAAACCAATCACTCTGCCAAACAAAAATCTAAATGGAGAAAACTTAGGACGGATCACCGATACAGGAGAAATTCCTAGCCCTGAAAAAACCACAGATCCAGATAAACTCCCCGTAACCGTACGAACTTCCGATGACGGAATTGTGTTTTCTTTGGATTCCATTCTTTTCGATTTTAATGACAGCAAACTCAAACCGGATGCAGAAACGGCAGTGGCAAAAATTGCAGATATTTTAAAAAAATATCCGGATAGGGAAATCCGTGTTTCCGGTCATACAGACAATATTGGAAAAAAAGAATACAACCAAAAACTTTCGGAAGAAAGAGCCAAGTCCGTATTACATTCGCTAGTTGATAATCACAAAATGGACGAAAAACATATTTCCTTTAAAGGTTATGCCGACGATATTCCAATTGTAGCAAACGATACGGAAGAAAATCGCCACAAAAACCGCCGGGTCGAAATTACTTTAGTTTTGGATTAA
- a CDS encoding phosphate ABC transporter substrate-binding protein encodes MITINFVACKDKQTLKVAGSETMNSMMRYLGAEYEKVNSNARVTVEGGGSESGIDRLRKGEIDMAVSSRDLNQAEFDDLRKTGNLEKVRLAYDGVALVVNQKNTISKLNLIQTSDIFSGKIKNWKEVGGIDAPISIVIRNDKSGTQDYFQNHILKRKDLGLDEFNKYKSNVFSKDTKIVKDNAEMAKYIQENPNSIGYMGMGSALVDNKDKIKALDYARTDKDPYVAPSVRNVYDRKYRLARELFIIYKTDQGDKIDAFVTYLTSEQGQVAVLQSGYLRASLPEVEVSAEPVK; translated from the coding sequence TTGATTACAATTAATTTTGTCGCTTGTAAGGACAAACAAACCCTGAAAGTGGCAGGTTCCGAAACCATGAACAGTATGATGCGTTATTTAGGAGCCGAATACGAAAAGGTAAATTCCAATGCCCGTGTAACAGTAGAAGGTGGTGGATCGGAATCCGGAATTGACAGATTACGAAAGGGTGAGATTGATATGGCAGTTTCTTCTCGCGACTTAAACCAAGCAGAGTTTGATGACCTTCGTAAAACGGGTAACTTGGAAAAAGTAAGATTGGCTTACGATGGGGTTGCTCTTGTTGTGAATCAGAAAAATACAATTTCTAAACTGAACTTAATCCAAACGTCTGATATCTTTTCTGGAAAAATCAAAAACTGGAAAGAAGTGGGTGGGATCGATGCACCAATCTCTATCGTGATTCGTAATGATAAATCAGGAACCCAAGACTACTTTCAAAATCATATTCTCAAAAGAAAAGATTTGGGTTTAGATGAGTTCAACAAATATAAATCGAATGTTTTTTCCAAAGATACTAAAATTGTAAAAGACAATGCGGAAATGGCAAAATACATTCAAGAAAATCCAAATAGCATTGGTTATATGGGTATGGGATCTGCTCTTGTCGATAACAAAGATAAAATCAAAGCTTTGGATTATGCAAGAACGGATAAAGATCCTTATGTGGCACCTTCTGTAAGAAATGTTTATGACCGTAAATATAGACTAGCACGTGAGTTATTTATCATTTATAAAACCGACCAAGGTGATAAAATTGATGCGTTTGTTACCTACCTCACTAGCGAACAAGGACAAGTTGCCGTCTTACAATCGGGATACTTAAGAGCTTCTCTTCCGGAAGTCGAAGTATCTGCGGAACCTGTGAAGTAA
- a CDS encoding NHL repeat-containing protein has protein sequence MKRNPSKSLKKFKLLLLLFNISISMFCQQNSLNHHCDPKSDSFLSSLVFQSATSDKSNYCGFHLVNVPPLEFNSSNYRLFINFPVSIGPKYQINSNYSIQGVLPAGLTFDSMTGEIKGTSTTVTSPTPITVIRNSPGYAVKTISLQVVDTSPIFVYGQYGSYSCSSAYNTGSCASSSPNNQNLSSPYGVAADTTGGVYISGINRLQYYPPNSMISTRVYGQSGFYNCDLANVDSGGTCFGTTVSANSLNNVRGIGISQSGELYAVDMGNNRVLHFPNQSNVPSVVYGQSGFSTSAAGAASATSLSTPLAVGIDSAGGVYVSESAYHRILYFPPGSTTASRVYGQTGFSGNTSGLSNEKMSSPNGMILDKDGGLYVSDNGNSRVLYFPQNSTTATRVYGQPDFNTSGGGGGPLGLSGPTGIALDQNENLFVADTGNNRVVMYPKTTQNAGIAAVAVLGQFDDLNCTLNNNNGSCSGSALGPKSLYSPTGIFFNQFGQLYIADRTNNRVLVY, from the coding sequence ATGAAACGAAACCCATCGAAATCCCTAAAAAAATTCAAACTTCTTCTTTTGCTTTTCAACATTTCCATTTCAATGTTTTGCCAACAAAATTCACTCAATCACCATTGTGATCCTAAATCTGATTCATTCTTATCTTCTCTAGTGTTTCAATCGGCAACTTCGGACAAATCAAATTACTGCGGTTTTCATTTAGTCAATGTCCCTCCTCTAGAATTTAACTCATCAAACTATAGATTATTTATCAATTTTCCTGTTTCCATCGGCCCGAAGTATCAAATCAATTCGAATTATTCAATACAAGGTGTTTTACCAGCGGGACTAACTTTTGATTCGATGACCGGAGAAATCAAAGGAACGAGTACAACGGTAACGAGTCCAACTCCAATCACAGTCATTCGAAATAGCCCAGGTTATGCGGTAAAGACAATCTCTCTCCAAGTGGTTGACACAAGTCCCATTTTTGTATATGGACAATATGGATCTTATTCTTGTAGCTCTGCATATAACACAGGTTCCTGTGCGTCAAGCTCTCCTAATAACCAAAATCTAAGTTCTCCCTACGGAGTTGCTGCTGATACTACTGGCGGAGTTTATATTTCAGGAATCAACCGTCTCCAATATTATCCACCTAACTCAATGATATCAACTCGAGTGTATGGTCAATCGGGCTTCTATAATTGTGATTTAGCAAATGTGGACTCTGGTGGGACATGTTTTGGTACTACGGTGAGTGCAAATTCTTTAAATAATGTTCGTGGGATCGGAATCAGTCAATCTGGTGAATTGTACGCAGTTGATATGGGTAATAATCGAGTTTTGCATTTTCCTAATCAATCGAATGTTCCTTCTGTAGTCTATGGCCAATCCGGATTTTCCACTTCAGCAGCTGGAGCCGCGAGTGCGACTTCTTTAAGTACACCACTTGCCGTTGGGATCGATTCTGCCGGGGGTGTTTATGTTTCAGAATCTGCTTACCACCGTATCCTTTACTTTCCACCAGGTTCCACTACAGCGAGTCGTGTGTATGGCCAAACTGGTTTTTCTGGAAATACATCCGGTCTTTCTAATGAAAAAATGAGTAGTCCGAACGGAATGATCTTGGATAAAGATGGCGGCTTGTATGTTTCCGATAACGGAAACAGTCGAGTCCTTTATTTTCCTCAAAATTCTACAACTGCAACTCGCGTATATGGACAACCTGACTTTAATACAAGTGGAGGTGGGGGTGGCCCTCTTGGGCTTTCTGGCCCAACGGGGATTGCACTTGATCAAAATGAAAATCTTTTTGTAGCTGATACAGGTAACAACCGTGTGGTGATGTATCCCAAAACCACTCAAAATGCAGGAATTGCGGCGGTTGCAGTATTAGGTCAGTTTGATGATCTTAATTGTACTTTGAACAATAATAATGGAAGCTGCTCTGGATCAGCACTTGGTCCTAAAAGTCTATATTCCCCTACTGGAATTTTTTTCAATCAATTCGGTCAACTTTACATCGCTGACCGAACCAATAATAGAGTGTTAGTTTACTAA
- a CDS encoding NHL repeat-containing protein produces MKTLSKIQILTALSLIFLVTACKPESLNNQCDSKSDSFFPNLIVQAVTTAVSYHCGFNLVNIPPFGYRYSNYRLYLNFPVSIIPRHPMNSSYSIQGVLPTGLTFDHTTGEIKGTATAITTATNLTITKNSPGFGIVTITLQVVDTSATMVYGQYGFYNCANNYNNGSCAPGGPVTNQNLGFPFGVTGDSSGGVYISGVNRIQYFPPNTTASTKVYGQFGSFSCDIANNISAGSCTNSSPSEHTLNGVREIALDGQDGLYAVDTANQRALYYPKNTTTASMVYGQPGFTTSAPGSTSEVSLNNPQSIATSPEGGLYISESATHRVLYFPPGSTTATRVYGQTSFSTTVTNTTNVNLYGPMGITLDSDGGLYVVDTNHNRVLYFPVGSTTATRVYGQPSFTTGIAGATSASTLSGPTKVALDQSDNLYVSDTGNNRVVMYPRTTQSTGIVAVGVFGQFGDFSCGVANNNGSCGGPAVGPKNLSGPAGIYFNQLGQLHVADQGNNRILVF; encoded by the coding sequence ATGAAAACCCTATCCAAAATCCAGATTTTAACGGCATTATCTCTAATTTTTTTAGTAACCGCTTGCAAACCGGAATCTTTAAACAACCAATGTGATTCCAAGTCCGATTCCTTTTTCCCCAATCTCATCGTCCAAGCGGTAACAACAGCAGTATCCTATCATTGTGGGTTTAATCTCGTCAACATTCCCCCCTTCGGTTATCGATATTCAAATTACAGATTGTATCTTAACTTTCCCGTATCCATCATTCCTCGTCATCCAATGAACTCGAGTTATTCGATCCAAGGGGTGTTACCAACTGGTTTAACGTTCGATCACACAACCGGGGAAATCAAAGGAACAGCTACTGCGATCACCACCGCAACGAATCTTACCATCACCAAAAATAGCCCCGGATTTGGAATTGTGACCATCACCTTACAGGTAGTGGATACAAGTGCGACAATGGTGTATGGGCAATATGGATTTTATAACTGTGCAAATAATTACAATAATGGTTCTTGTGCACCTGGGGGACCAGTAACCAATCAAAACTTAGGTTTTCCTTTTGGAGTCACTGGAGATTCTTCAGGTGGAGTTTATATATCTGGGGTCAATCGCATCCAATACTTTCCACCGAACACAACTGCTTCGACAAAGGTTTATGGCCAGTTCGGAAGTTTTTCTTGCGACATAGCCAATAATATTTCCGCAGGATCTTGCACGAATTCCAGTCCATCTGAACATACCTTAAATGGAGTCAGAGAAATTGCTTTGGATGGCCAAGATGGATTGTATGCGGTAGACACAGCAAACCAACGCGCCTTGTATTACCCAAAAAATACAACGACTGCATCCATGGTTTATGGACAACCTGGGTTTACTACTAGCGCACCAGGATCGACAAGTGAAGTGTCTTTAAATAATCCGCAAAGTATTGCCACTTCCCCAGAAGGAGGACTTTACATTTCAGAATCAGCTACCCACCGAGTTCTCTATTTCCCTCCAGGTTCTACCACAGCAACCCGTGTTTATGGACAAACGAGTTTCTCAACAACAGTTACAAATACAACAAACGTCAATCTTTATGGGCCAATGGGAATCACTCTAGATTCTGATGGTGGCCTCTATGTTGTGGATACAAATCACAATCGAGTTCTTTACTTTCCCGTTGGTTCCACAACTGCCACAAGAGTTTATGGCCAACCATCGTTTACTACAGGTATAGCCGGTGCCACTAGCGCCTCTACACTTTCAGGACCTACTAAGGTGGCTCTGGACCAAAGTGATAACCTATATGTTTCTGATACAGGAAACAATCGAGTCGTGATGTACCCCAGAACTACCCAATCGACTGGTATTGTTGCAGTGGGTGTATTTGGACAGTTCGGTGATTTCAGCTGCGGAGTTGCCAACAACAATGGGAGTTGCGGTGGACCGGCCGTCGGACCAAAGAACCTCTCCGGCCCAGCAGGTATTTATTTCAATCAACTAGGCCAACTTCATGTTGCTGACCAAGGAAATAACAGGATATTGGTTTTTTAG